The window GGATAATAGAATGCCTGCCAATCTACAAGACAAAAATGATCGCAATATTTGATTCCATTCTCTTTTTTTGATCCATCACCTGTTCACTTTCTCTTAGTTCTTACATAAAACAAATAACGGCAAGAGAAGCACGTGAAACACAAGCACTATTGTCTCGACTCGCATGCAAATCTCATTTGAGAGGCATTTGCTTGAAATACTATGGAAAAcacaaattttccaatttcaatcaACCTAAGTGCAGAAAACCAACGTGCCAGACAAACTTGAAGAGAAACAGAGAGGAGGAAAGAATGCGTGCCATTGCTTcattttttgatgaattgtAGTCCGTTAGCATTAGCGTATCGCTCCATGAATCTCATGAACCTGTCCCAATCTCTTGGTGTCCGCATGATATACTTAGCTTCAATAGCTGCAGGCTTCCCGTTAACAAATTTAGCATTAACATCAACTGACTGAAGGACCCCTTCTTCATCAATCATGTAGAATCCGGTTATATCACCAACCTCACTAGAGGAGTCAAAAACTGACGGTTCCTCAAATCTGAATATGGCCACACCATTTGTGCCATCCCTTGATTTCGTTAGCTTCACATCAGGTATTGTCTGTTCATCAGTTCCTTGTATGAACTGAATCGTGGGTTTTGCCATCATCATTATTGTGAGTCGAGATGACTGATACTGTTTTCTTGGGGCGGCCAAACGTGAATGAGGTATGCGCAAAGGTTTACCATTGAATGGGGAACGTAAAATCTGAATGGCTCCAGAAGGCAAGCCTGCACGACAAGTAGTAGTAGTAAGATCATGTCGTAAGTGCAGAATGAATATAAATTGAGCATCTTCTTCCCTGTTGCAATCCTGATTCTCAATTAATTATTCATCCGTAAATGTTGTCTATTACCACCTATAGTTTAGGACGAAAGAGGAACGAACACCTTTGCCAAGCAAATTTTAGCCCAGCTCGTGGAAAGGTCACCAGTCTGTAAGAAGAGTAACAGAAATGCGAAGGTACGTACATAATTTTGAAAAGGTAGTTCTTGCGGTCATATTTTGGTGCACGATTAAGAAGCCATGGTATCGCACTGTCTCTATACGAATTATGAGCAGGAAACAGCGCACTTGCACAGACATTCAATTAATAGGACAAAAACAGTTTCTGAGTTAGCTATGCTTGCAAAGCTAAAATTCATAGTGGTAAGGATCAAGCCCAACTGGGATATTGATTTGAAAGCAACCCTATTCGACTTGAGCACAAGAGCCATTGTGCATAACACTTGGGACAGATTAGAATTTGAGTGAACTtaaagtagtagtagtagaaATTTAATGACAAAGAAGCCACGATTAGAAGAGCAGGGAAACATGTCAAGAAGGAAGCAATGAGGGGTGGCAGTAGTAGCAGTAGATGTACCTGCAAGAGAGCGAGGGTGGTGAGAAATTGCTGTACAGAAAGCAACAGACCGCAGCGTTGCCATTTCTTCCGTTCTTTCTTCACGCAGcctctctgtgtgtgtgtgtgtgtgtgtgtctgtgaGAGATAGTAAGGGAGAGAGACAGAGGGGGGGCGTGTGGAAGTGAAAGTATCAGAATTTGCAGCCAGGGGAAAGTTTAAGTTTCAGTGATTCGAGGTGGAAGTGTTCTTTGCGGGATTGTGGGTAGCAGGATGTGTAATGACGACAGCCATTCACCTTGCAAAAGGATTGACTCTTCTTGTCCCGTCCCGTCCCGTCCCGTCCCATCTTCTACTACTACTAATTCATAGCCGGACTGGTTTTCTTGATTCTTCttagaaagtaaaaaaaaaaaaaaacaaaagagtgAATATTTCTGCTGCAGCAGCGACAAGTTGGGCTCCAAATCCAATATATATATGGTGCTATGCATATGTGTGGCTTCAAAGTCAAATACATGGCCTGCTGTTATATCTCCTTTTGCAGAGTCACACCTTGGAGGCCCAAAAACGGTGGAAACCCAACCAGTCTTCCTTCTCGGCCCGTTCTATCCATGAAACAGATTGCACTAAAGGCCTATCATCCGTAAATATCCAGCACTCTCCATTCCATTCCATTTGTGAAGACCAGCCAGCCAATCCATCCATGTGTCACAGAAGACGGTGGCCCCACAACTCACTCACACATCATGTGCCACATGTGCAATCTCTACAGTACAGACCTGgctatcttcttctttttttttttttttgtcaacataGGGTGTCCGGATCAATCCTTACGGAACCCGATTAATCCCCTGTGGCTCGGGGCGTCGCGGGGTCGGCGCCCCAATCCGACCCAAGCACGATAAGTGCGCGGAGGAATCCAGCAGAGCAGAGACTCAATCTTGAGACCAAGTGGTCACCAGGAAGAGAGGTGCTATCTCTGGACCATTCACGCGGGGCACAAACCTGGCTATCACTGAGCCTATTGTTTGATTTCTACTTTGCAaactatataatataattgctCCATATTTATTATGGCtgggatgattgatgatggagtTCCGTGGTAGGAGCTGATCAGGGAAGCTGCGGCTTCACATGGCCTCCAGTCCACTTGCTCTATACGACGGTTTTAATCGGTTCTTCCAATCTTTCCATCAACAGTTTATTACCCGTATCCACATGTTTGCATGTGAAATATGGCTGTTTATTCTGTTAAactaatgataataataattaatgctTCTTCGTTAATCTTATAAGTACTACTAAAGTTTATGGAGAAGAGGTGTGGGGTGGCCCGCCATGCATACGCCACTAACTTGCCAGCACTCCAATCATCATCTGATCTCTGATCTGTTCCGGATTACATTTTTTGCTGTTATAGTTATTGTCGAACCGCTTTTATTTTGATCCCATACCTGATACCGATACCATACACAAGTGACAACTCACAGCACATACACTACCGTCTTTCAACCCTTAACTAACGGATAATAACTACCCCTATGTATCATGCTTATAAATCACAAACAAACTTtatttttactataattttagattttttttaatttagtaaTCTTTATCCTTAACCAACGAAAAATAACCGTCCCTACAAATCGCTAACTGATAACAAATTCACCGCTATGAAAATCACATATCAAGAAGTAAGGAGTCCATTTGAATTACAATTTCCATAATTCCCACAATTCTACATATATGACGTATCATGCTTTCATAATTAttcacaaaaattgaaaaccgctatctcattttattctcatttgtcaTCCACACAAACCAAATACAGTAAGAAAAAAACGCTTATCATACTCTCGCCATGCACAATTCCCATCTACAAACACTTCAACGGCGCCTAAGTTCAAAATCATGCCTATAGTAAAATTACTCCGTTTTAATTAATTACTGAACAAATTCTTCCATTCATAATCATAACATATATCTTCTTTCATTCTTACTAggttaaatattttcaaatacTTGCTTACATTCAGAGCATTGACATAAAGAGCATATTCTATGAGTTATGCAAAAATTTGTGGACAACCATGTGAaggttattttgcaaaaatagtGTGTATGCATTGTAATGACTTGGTCGGCACTATTGTTAGGTAATTAATTTCATGTCCCTTTAATTTCAACGTATTTTTTTGTACTGTATAACACTTTTTCTTCTCAAACAGGTGCAACGTTAATATACAAATCGGAGATTCCAGCGGCAATCTGCATCTTAATCTACAAGATAGACATGCACAATTCGTATTTCGTTGTGATGTTTCTTATCTTAGAGAATTgtaaagaaaagtaaaattttttatacatatttattttttataatattatttataaactacgtaaaaaatacactaattttgaatttcgcaTGCTCTTAATTCTCAAGAAAATGGAGGTAAACAATTTTCGAATGATATAcacattttattatatttcaaactattgcTAGACAAATCTTACATTTTAATTATGTTGGTAcgattttttaattaatttttttttatttaccgcctcttttaattttttttttaataatgttAGCGCCGTGCGTATTCACACAAGTAAAGTAAGTATTTATGAGGTTATTTGGCAAAATGGTTTAAAAGGAAACATTAATATTATTCAACCGTCTTGGGCAAATTCATGTTACTTCTTTTAAACGTAAAAGCCCCTATAATGTTAGTCTTCTTCACTGACTACTTAGCTTGGTTTCCTTTTACTCATTTGgcattttgaagagaaaagaaCAAAGGAACTTCATTCATTTTGTTCCAATTATCAACTACTATTATATCTCTTGCATTATTAGTGATGTCCAGGTTTAACAAAGCCTTCACATGGTTTGACACTTGGAGTTAATTAAAATACTCGAGTGAACATGTAGTCTGTCACTAATCTGTTTGTCATCTTTTATCTCGGACAACCGGACAATAATAATTATATCATTTGCCGTCCGCTATTTCTTTaaccctttttattttttttttctggtccAATCTTCATCTCGTTGCCCATTTTGTGGGACCCAAAACGATTGAAAATTGAGTAGACTTGACTCCAATTGTGAATGTTTGTCAATCTTGGAAGCTGCCCGTGACCATTTTCATCAAGAGGAAAAACATACGCTCATAAAAAAAGCACAGATTTCTCTTAGCAAAGAATCCCCAAGTCCCAGCCCAGAAATTCCTCCTTTGCTAAAGCATGCACAGTGTCTGAAAGCGGTTTTTTCTAGTGAATAATCAAATTCGTAAAGACTTTTTTCTGTGACTATGAGCGGAAACGCCGTAGAACGATATCCCTACTTTTATCACAAGTAGAAAGAGGTGAGCAAGCAATTTCGATACTGCTCAGACAATGTAGACGTAGTTAATAATCCGGTTTGGGCTGCTAAACTGCCTTTTAACATAGCATTTGGTGCCTTCATGTTTGTTTTAATGTCTTAATCCCCAACAAGTTATTAAGCATTCTTTTGTACGAGGACAGAATGCAGTAACGAGTACCGTGCTTGCAATAGATAAGAGTTTCTACTTCTCATTTTTTGTAACGAACAAAACAAGATACTAGCTCTTATACCACTAATTTAGACCAGCTTGTTTAAGAGATTAACTTAACCTGTACAGGCTCGTTAAAATAGCCATCCAGAATTGTTTCTCCATGACTGGAGGCTGCACCATGTAGCAATAGAATTGTGTAATGCAGCTGTTGTAAGACCGGAGGGAGGGCTAAGTCTCAGCGATTGTCTTGAACTTGCAACAGATAGATGAACTCCCAAGCATGCCTTAAAATAGTGTATATTCAGAGACACATGATCAGAATTTATCATTGCACTGCCACAAGTTGACTGTTGATTAATAACTATaaataagaagaagaataagaagAGACATTATTGTATCAGCTGCTAGAACACATTCTTCTCCATGTTTTATGTCGGACTCTCTTCCAGTAAGTCCAAACTTCCTAGTAATTATTTGCTTATGAACAGCTGTTGCAGAACCCAAGATCTCACGAGTtctttaattaaataaccaatGCCTCCCAACTTAACTATTGTCATTCCTACGTCTATATGTCAATACTCGGGGGAAAGACCAAAATTTTCTTCCATGCAAACACTCCTCATTGCTCTCTCCACCAGCTCGAGTGAGCCACCTCTCTAGATCCTAGCTTATGAGGACCTAGGAGATTAGCAATTGCAGAAGAGGAGCAATATGAAGTTGCATATTCCTTTGTTCTTCTTCCTCTACTGTTTCATTGCTTGTTGCAGCCACGGTTTTGCTCAGAAAGTTTACTTCAACAATCAAGTATTAACTTTGTTATCAATAAAGGCAAGTCTTATTGATCCCTTGGATCAGCTTCGAGATTGGAAAGTTGCAGACCAAGCGATAGTGAACAATTCCGTTCACTGCAGTTGGACTGGAGTTCAATGCAACTCCAATGGTGCTCTAGACAAGCTTGATCTTTCTCACATGAATCTTTCTGGGGTTGTATCCCCTGACATCCAACGGCTGCAAAGTCTAACTTCTTTGAACTTAAGCGGCAATGGGTTCTCATCACCGCTGCCAAAATCTTTGTCAAATCTCACTGCATTAATTCACATTGATCTGAGCCAGAACAATTTTGTTGATGACTTTCCTGTGGGGCTTGGAAGGGCAATTGGACTATTGACGTTAAATGCTTCAAGCAACAACTTCTCGGGCTATCTTCCTGAGGATCTGGGTAACGCAACATTCCTTGAGACCTTGGATCTTCGAGGGAACTTTTTTGAAGGTCCAATTCCCAAATCTTACAAGAACTTGGGCAAGTTGAGATTTCTGGGTCTTTCAGGGAATAATCTCAGCGGTCAGATACCACAAGAGCTTGGAGAACTTTCATCATTGGAGACTATAATTCTTGGGTACAATGAACTTGAAGGTGGAATTCCAGCAGAGTTTGGGGACCTTACCAGTCTCAAGTACCTTGATCTAGCTGTTGGCAATCTTGGTGGCCCAATTCCAGCTGAACTAGGGAAGCTACAAATGCTGGATACACTTTTCTTGTACAAGAACAATTTTGAAGGAAATATTCCACCATTAATTGGAAACATGACTTCATTGAAGTTGCTGGATTTTTCTGATAACATGTTGTCAGGGGAAATTCCAGCAGAGATAGCTAATCTGAAGCATTTGCAGCTCCTGAATCTGATGTGCAATCAATTATCAGGTTCAATTCCAGCAGGGTTTGGGGGGTTGACTGAGCTAGAGGTGCTTGAGTTGTGGAACAATACCTTATCAGGTCCTCTTCCGAGTGACCTTGGCCGCAATTCACCGCTTCAGTGGCTAGATATTTCATCCAACTCAATATCTGGTCAAATTCCAGAAAGCTTGTGCAGTAAAGGTAACCTCACTAAGCTTATTATGTTCAACAATGCCTTGACTGGTCCAATTCCAGCTAGCCTATCTACATGTATGTCCCTGGTTCGGTTCAGGATtcacaacaatcttctttctgGGACAATTCCAGTTGGCTTTGGTAAACTTGGGAAACTTCAAAGGCTTGAACTGGCAAATAATAGTCTTACGGGGCAAATCCCAAATGACATTGGTTCGTCCACATCTCTTTCTTTTATTGATTTCTCCAGAAACCACCTTCAATCTTATCTTCCTTCATCCATTCTGTCCATACCAAATCTGCAGAGATTCATGATCTCAGATAATAACTTTGTTGGCGAAATCCCAGATCAGTTCCAGGATTGTCCTTCACTTTCTGTGCTAGATCTCTCATCAAACCAATTCACTGGAAGCATTCCAGCTAGTATTGCATCATGCGAAAAATTGGTAACCTTAAATCTAAGGGAAAACCAATTAACTGGGCCAATCCCAAAAGGAATTTCTATGATGCCTACATTAGCCGTTCTTGATCTGTCCAACAATTCTTTAACTGGTGGGATACCTGAAAATATTGGGAATTCTCCTGCGCTTGAAATGCTCAATGTTTCTTATAACAAGCTGGAGGGTCCTGTTCCTGCAAATGGCATGCTTAGAACTATTAATCGAGATGATCTTGTTGGCAATGCTGGTCTCTGCGGCGGTGTGCTTCCTCCATGCTCCGGTAATTCAGCATACACATCCAAGCGGAATAGCttgcatgcaaaacacatagttgcTGGATGGCTGATTGGAACATCAGCACTTTTAGCTCTTGTCCTAGCAGGTTTGGGGGCGCGATCCTTGTATAAAAAGTGGTATGAGAATGGAAGTTGCTTTGAGGAAAGATTTGAAG is drawn from Coffea arabica cultivar ET-39 chromosome 1c, Coffea Arabica ET-39 HiFi, whole genome shotgun sequence and contains these coding sequences:
- the LOC113714465 gene encoding photosystem II reaction center PSB28 protein, chloroplastic: MATLRSVAFCTAISHHPRSLAGLPSGAIQILRSPFNGKPLRIPHSRLAAPRKQYQSSRLTIMMMAKPTIQFIQGTDEQTIPDVKLTKSRDGTNGVAIFRFEEPSVFDSSSEVGDITGFYMIDEEGVLQSVDVNAKFVNGKPAAIEAKYIMRTPRDWDRFMRFMERYANANGLQFIKK
- the LOC113714474 gene encoding uncharacterized protein; protein product: MKLHIPLFFFLYCFIACCSHGFAQKVYFNNQVLTLLSIKASLIDPLDQLRDWKVADQAIVNNSVHCSWTGVQCNSNGALDKLDLSHMNLSGVVSPDIQRLQSLTSLNLSGNGFSSPLPKSLSNLTALIHIDLSQNNFVDDFPVGLGRAIGLLTLNASSNNFSGYLPEDLGNATFLETLDLRGNFFEGPIPKSYKNLGKLRFLGLSGNNLSGQIPQELGELSSLETIILGYNELEGGIPAEFGDLTSLKYLDLAVGNLGGPIPAELGKLQMLDTLFLYKNNFEGNIPPLIGNMTSLKLLDFSDNMLSGEIPAEIANLKHLQLLNLMCNQLSGSIPAGFGGLTELEVLELWNNTLSGPLPSDLGRNSPLQWLDISSNSISGQIPESLCSKGNLTKLIMFNNALTGPIPASLSTCMSLVRFRIHNNLLSGTIPVGFGKLGKLQRLELANNSLTGQIPNDIGSSTSLSFIDFSRNHLQSYLPSSILSIPNLQRFMISDNNFVGEIPDQFQDCPSLSVLDLSSNQFTGSIPASIASCEKLVTLNLRENQLTGPIPKGISMMPTLAVLDLSNNSLTGGIPENIGNSPALEMLNVSYNKLEGPVPANGMLRTINRDDLVGNAGLCGGVLPPCSGNSAYTSKRNSLHAKHIVAGWLIGTSALLALVLAGLGARSLYKKWYENGSCFEERFEVNSSDWPWRLMAFQRLGFTSNDILACIKESNVIGMGATGVVYKAEMQSQKMVVAVKKLWRTGTDVEIGGSDDLVGEVNLLGRLRHRNIVRLLGFLHNDSEAMILYEYMQNGSLGEALHGKQAGKLLVDWVSRYNIALGVAQGLAYLHHDCHPPVIHRDVKSNNILLDANLEARIADFGLAKLMLKKNETVSMVAGSYGYIAPEYGYSLKVDEKSDIYSYGVVLMELLTGKRPLDPEFGESVYIVEWIRIKIRDHKSLETALDPSVGITKHVQEEMLLVLRIAILCTAKLPKDRPSMRDVLTMLGEAKPRRKGSSNHGADKDNPVFSTTPVNDIP